A region from the Acomys russatus chromosome 24, mAcoRus1.1, whole genome shotgun sequence genome encodes:
- the LOC127207411 gene encoding olfactory receptor 1013: NNTVSEFIMLGFTTDPVMQKVLFALFLVVYTLTLLGNNFLIVLICNDSRLHTPMYFFIGNLSFLDLGLSSVYTPKILATCISEDKSISFAGCVAQFFFSAALDYTECYLLAAMAYDRYMAISKPLLYSQAMSLKLCIFFVAASYVGGFINSVIITKDTFALTFCNDNVIDDFFCDIPPLVKLACGKKDSFQSVLFFLLTSNVIIPIVFILATYLFIIATILRIRSTQGRLKAFSTCSSHLISVTLYYGSILYIYARPRSRYSLDRDKIVSIFYTVVFPMLNPLIYSLRNKDVKEALNKLLK, from the coding sequence aataatacagttaGTGAGTTCATCATGTTGGGATTCACAACAGACCCTGTGATGCAGAAGGTGCTATTTGCACTGTTTCTTGTTGTGTACACATTGACTTTGTTGGGAAATAACTTCCTCATCGTGTTGATCTGCAATGACTCCCGCCTACACACACCCATGTATTTCTTCATTGGAAATCTGTCATTCCTGGATCTTGGGTTGTCTTCTGTCTATACTCCAAAGATCCTAGCAACCTGCATCTCTGAAGATAAGAGCATTTCCTTTGCTGGTTGTGTGGCTCAGTTCTTCTTCTCCGCTGCACTGGACTATACTGAGTGTTACCTTCTGGCTGCCATGGCTTACGACCGCTACATGGCTATCTCAAAGCCACTGCTTTATTCACAGGCCATGTCCTTAAAGCTTTGTATATTTTTTGTGGCAGCCTCATATGTTGGTGGTTTCATTAACTCTGTCATCATAACCAAAGACACATTTGCCCTGACTTTCTGCAATGACAATGTTATTGATGACTTTTTCTGTGATATCCCACCACTCGTGAAGCTGGCCTGTGGCAAGAAGGACAGCTTCCAGTCTGTGTTGTTCTTCCTCTTGACTTCCAATGTCATCATCCCCATTGTGTTCATCCTGGCCACCTACCTCTTCATCATCGCCACTATCTTGAGAATCCGCTCCACTCAGGGTCGCCTcaaggccttctccacctgctcctcccacctCATCTCTGTGACCTTGTACTATGGCTCCATTCTTTACATCTATGCTCGTCCCCGATCCAGGTACTCTTTGGATAGGGACAAAATTGTCTCCATCTTTTACACAGTGGTTTTCCCCATGTTGAATCCCTTGATCTACAGCCTGAGGAATAAGGATGTTAAGGAGGCTCTGAATAAACTCCTCAAGTAA
- the LOC127207421 gene encoding olfactory receptor 1013-like, whose protein sequence is MEQYNNTVTGFILVGFTTDTVMQLVLFAIFLAVYILTVLGNSTLIVLICNDSRLHTPMYFFIGNLSFLDLGLSTVYTPKILVTCISEDKSISFSGCVAQFSFSAGLGYTECYLLAAMAYDRYMAISKPLLYSQAMSLKLCAFLVGSSYMGGFINSVIITKDTFALTFCNDNVIDDFFCDIPPLVKLACGKKDSFQSVLFFLLTSNVIIPIVFILATYLFIIATILRIRSTQGRLKAFSTCSSHLISVTLYYGSILYIYARPRSSYSLDRDKIVSIFYTVVFPMLNPLIYSLRNEDVKEALNKLFK, encoded by the coding sequence ATGGAACAATATAATAACACAGTGACTGGGTTTATCCTCGTGGGATTCACAACAGACACTGTCATGCAGCTGGTCCTGTTTGCTATCTTCCTTGCTGTGTATATATTAACTGTGTTAGGAAACAGCACCCTCATTGTGTTGATCTGCAATGACTCCCGCCTACACACACCCATGTATTTCTTCATTGGAAATCTGTCTTTTCTGGATCTTGGGTTGTCCACAGTCTATACTCCGAAAATCTTAGTGACCTGCATCTCTGAAGATAAGAGCATCTCCTTTTCTGGCTGTGTGGCTCAGTTCTCCTTCTCTGCTGGACTTGGGTATACTGAGTGTTACCTTCTGGCTGCCATGGCTTACGACCGTTACATGGCTATCTCAAAGCCACTGCTTTATTCTCAAGCCATGTCCTTAAAACTATGTGCATTTTTGGTGGGATCCTCATATATGGGTGGTTTCATTAACTCTGTCATCATCACCAAAGACACATTTGCCTTGACTTTCTGCAATGACAATGTTATTGATGACTTTTTCTGTGATATCCCACCACTCGTGAAGCTGGCCTGTGGCAAGAAGGACAGCTTCCAGTCTGTGTTGTTCTTCCTCTTGACTTCCAATGTCATCATCCCCATTGTGTTCATCCTGGCCACCTACCTCTTCATCATCGCCACTATCTTGAGGATCCGCTCCACTCAGGGCCGCCTcaaggccttctccacctgctcctcccacctCATCTCTGTGACCTTGTACTATGGCTCCATTCTTTACATCTATGCTCGTCCCCGATCCAGCTACTCTTTGGATAGGGACAAAATTGTCTCCATCTTTTACACAGTGGTTTTCCCCATGTTGAATCCCTTGATCTACAGCCTGAGGAATGAGGATGTTAAGGAGgctttgaataaattatttaaatag
- the LOC127207514 gene encoding olfactory receptor 9G4-like, producing the protein MEVDNRTILTEFILVGFSADPRWQLTLFGIFLTIYLMTLSGNMTLLILIRVDSRLHTPMYFFIGALSFLDFWYNSVYIPKILVNCVSEDKHISLAGCGAQFFFSCVAAYTECYLLASMAYDRYAAICSPLLYSSIMSTSLCTGLVAGSYVGGFLNAIAHTANTFRLRFCGKNIIDHFFCDVLPLVKMSCTDTHVYVKILSSMVGFTVLSSILAILVSYFNILLAILRIRSASGRRKAFSTCASHLLSVTLFFGSLLFMYSRPSSNYSLERDKVAAMFYTIINPLLNPFIYSLRNQDVKEALKKLIENIRQQT; encoded by the coding sequence ATGGAGGTGGACAATCGCACCATCCTGACTGAATTCATCCTCGTGGGCTTCTCTGCAGACCCCCGCTGGCAGCTGACTCTATTTGGAATATTTCTAACCATCTACTTGATGACCTTGTCAGGAAACATGACCTTGCTTATTTTAATCCGTGTTGATTCCAGGCTGCATACAcccatgtatttttttattgGTGCTCTATCTTTTTTGGACTTCTGGTATAATTCTGTGTACATACCTAAAATCTTGGTCAACTGTGTCTCAGAAGATAAGCATATCTCTTTGGCTGGCTGTGGggctcagtttttcttttcctgtgtagCAGCCTACACTGAGTGCTATCTGCTGGCATCCATGGCTTATGACCGATATGCTGCAATTTGTAGCCCATTGCTTTATTCAAGCATCATGTCCACGTCTCTCTGTACTGGGCTTGTGGCTGGCTCTTACGTAGGTGGGTTTTTGAATGCCATAGCTCATACTGCCAACACTTTCAGGTTAAGATTCTGTGGTAAAAATATTATAGATCACTTTTTTTGTGATGTGCTTCCATTGGTAAAAATGTCCTGTACAGACACCCATGTCTATGTGAAAATCCTTTCCAGTATGGTGGGCTTCACTGTGCTCTCCAGCATCCTTGCCATTCTTGTTTCTTACTTCAACATTCTTCTAGCTATCTTGAGGATCCGTTCAGCCTCAGGGAGACGTAAAGCATTCTCCACATGTgcctctcacctcctctctgtcactctcttctTTGGATCCTTGCTCTTCATGTATTCAAGGCCTAGTTCCAACTACTCCCTGGAGAGAGACAAAGTGGCTGCCATGTTCTATACCATCATCAATCCATTACTCAACCCTTTCATCTATAGTCTTAGAAACCAAGATGTCAAAGAAGCCCTTAAGAAGTTGATAGAGAATATACGACAACAAACGTGA
- the LOC127207469 gene encoding olfactory receptor 1013-like: MERGNHTVSEFILLGFTSHPVKQLVLFVMFFIMYTLTVLGNSMLIVLICNDSRLHTPMYFFIGNLSFLDLWLSTVYTPKILVICISEDKSISFAGCVAQFFFSAGLDYSECYLLAAMAYDRYVAISKPLLYSQTMSTKLCAFFVAASYMGGFINSSIITKKTFTFDFCNDNIIDDFFCDLLPLVKLACGGKEGYQALMYFLLTSNVMVPIALILASYLFIIATILRIRSTQGRLKAFSTCSSHLISVTLYYGSILYTYSRPRTSYSLDTDKIVSTFYTVVFPMFESLDLQPEE; the protein is encoded by the coding sequence ATGGAGAGGGGCAACCACACTGTGTCTGAGTTCATCCTCTTGGGATTCACCTCACACCCTGTCAAGCAGCTGGTCCTGTTTGTGATGTTTTTCATTATGTACACACTGACTGTGTTAGGAAACAGCATGCTCATCGTGTTGATATGCAATGACTCCAGGCTCCACACACCCATGTATTTCTTCATTGGAAATCTATCGTTTCTGGATCTCTGGTTGTCCACTGTCTACACTCCAAAGATCCTAGTGATATGTATCTCTGAAGACAAGAGCATCTCCTTTGCTGGCTGTGTGGCTCAGTTCTTCTTCTCTGCTGGACTAGACTATAGTGAGTGTTACCTGCTGGCTGCCATGGcttatgaccgctatgtggccatctcaAAGCCACTGCTTTATTCTCAGACCATGTCCACAAAACTATGTGCATTTTTTGTAGCAGCCTCTTATATGGGTGGCTTTATTAACTCTTCCATCATAACCAAGAAAACTTTTACCTTTGACTTCTGTAACGACAACATTATTGATGACTTTTTCTGTGACTTGCTTCCCTTGGTAAAGCTGGCTTGTGGTGGGAAGGAAGGATACCAGGCACTGATGTACTTCCTCCTGACCTCTAATGTCATGGTACCCATTGCCCTAATCCTGGCCTCTTATCTCTTCATCATCGCCACTATCCTGAGAATTCGATCCACCCAGGGCCGCCTcaaggccttctccacctgctcctcccacctCATCTCTGTGACCTTGTACTATGGCTCCATTCTTTATACCTATTCTCGGCCCCGCACCAGCTATTCCTTAGATACAGACAAAATTGTCTCCACCTTTTACACAGTGGTTTTCCCCATGTTTGAATCCCTTGATCTACAGCCTGAGGAATAA